A genomic segment from Luteolibacter ambystomatis encodes:
- a CDS encoding autotransporter-associated beta strand repeat-containing protein yields MKALRPAGPARRQDLVWKDEIPEPAFATFRDWTRRYEAADAEGKKALVGEGIELATVRRAGFADLMHTDPARALELVVPVTVRRHLPQQVLAFLETPVDKRGDIEHYTGVSEEGAAAPPEFYEVQVDGASLKAYVTAERSGQPSRYGVPVHGYQLDSSIVVRPTAGRLLEPVEVGDAHAAKGEAICPVSEQDTRSQGDEAGLAVGEETDLFCSSAHAALELEERTAAEQNARPGGEMLAAAGGDGGGGEVTAESSHTEGVKTILFIRVDFSDHTGAPVDGAVILPYIANAWSAWSYGRCTVNTANCATTPILRMPKVAGTSGYNGASGTLYTDALAAATSAGYTPGNYSFVMVCMDNATPGFTFAGLGTVGGNKTWLRAEGSTYAAQVATHELGHNLGLNHAQSYVVSGSNPIASGGTTSEYGDPYNTMGNGDVYSPYNARYKLYLNWLTSSDYTTVTTSGVYRIAAHDKSTATGVRGLKVARTGSQDYCLDYMTERSGSQATYNDNGIQVRWGPTGTGNGKTQILDMTSGSGNGLTDAPLAIGRTFADVPNKVYITTLAKVTGASFDSMDVLVNTNVALPPPPWTSGDIGTVAAAGRATYDSAKHLIYGSGADIWGSADAFHFVRQGVSGDCDVRARINLQSASNGYAKSGVMLRDGTGAGAAHAAIYATPSNGFAFQYRTASGGATVNVSGPALNTAPNNWVRMTRTGNVFTAYVSANGTSWTQVSTATISMPSSILGGMAVCSHVDGDLGAASFDNVSVSDQTLSSVVANDTFDTGSATAANDSNDTGDFSWEGATLTLAADTTLGTGNALNVDVGGTFGGVFGEFDSRSLSDVGDSLKLSFDFRYTVAPPANSNGFRFGLYNSVGDGFGVHNGTGGTSGYYLIEDYGADNGFGAGGTVTTIATGSKPSINDQLKHSAALTLKKTTTGILVTSVVDGSSVSTTDTSPVTSTFNTISIHNGNMTADFRLDNVKVEFTNNLAPVFVSNPLVKPSVFPGNAYSGSIAGDATDGNGDALTFSKVSGPAWLAIASDGTLSGTPMVGDAGANSFVVRATDTQGGTADVTMTINVAGAVTAVWWDGSATSWNAAANWSTASGATTPNPGAVPGASNTMTFNISTVTTAQAITLDADQSSAGMTFASSGTTTFTGGGTNRTLTFDLGGLTLNAGAGAVTIGSATAGQNVAVSLLGPQIWTNGSSSALSVLNGLSLGANPLTISGNATISGVVSGSGSLTKQDGGTLVLSGANTYTGTTLIKGGTLQVGAGGTSGVLGTGAITNNASLVINRSDALTLGQAISGTGSLGKTSAGTLTVSGTNSYSGGTTLDNGTLNLSGDQSSANGGWTIGAAAANTTTVNFQAGSSVVIAPGKLVRIGNNVASGTTSQTLNVAGSVVNNGTLYNGRPGNLNLNSGGTWTQNDAMSLNGQGGYTSAMTVNSGATFTYTGTQTVKLQPTSGNSGNATLTLAGGMFVTGCGFESTIASTLATNSGLILNGGATLRLSANIPALAVTAGSPFVVLVGTGGATVDTQEFSTTLSLPVANVASQTGALTKTGSGTLVLGGNNTYTGTTTISAGVLQVGNGSGTGSLASTSVVNNGVLVINRTGTLTMSAVISGSGSFSHAGSGTTTLSGANTYAGETSVSAGTLTANSAFFADAAAIRLSTGAVLNLNHAATDVVDMLYIDGLAQASGNWGAIGSSAAHQTSLITGTGILNVTHGGTPYDAWAVAHGFNSVTGAVDADPDGDGANNLFEFAFDGDPTSSGSTGLVYESVQSIGGEDAFTFTIAVRSGASFSGEEGSPSAMIDGLTYTVEAGEDVNSWGTEPVDEVVPAITTGLATPDSGWEYHTFRAVATPAEKPQIFIRARVGQ; encoded by the coding sequence GTGAAGGCCCTGCGCCCGGCTGGACCGGCACGCCGCCAGGATTTGGTTTGGAAGGACGAGATTCCGGAACCGGCGTTCGCCACCTTCCGTGATTGGACGCGGCGTTATGAAGCTGCGGATGCCGAGGGTAAAAAGGCGCTGGTGGGCGAGGGGATCGAGCTTGCTACGGTACGCCGCGCCGGATTTGCCGATCTGATGCACACGGACCCGGCACGCGCGCTGGAACTGGTGGTTCCCGTGACCGTGCGACGCCACCTGCCGCAGCAGGTGCTGGCGTTTTTGGAGACCCCCGTGGACAAGCGCGGGGACATCGAGCACTACACGGGCGTTTCGGAGGAAGGAGCTGCCGCGCCGCCGGAGTTCTATGAAGTGCAGGTCGACGGGGCCTCACTGAAAGCCTACGTCACGGCGGAGCGATCCGGGCAACCCTCGCGCTACGGCGTGCCAGTCCACGGTTACCAGCTCGACAGCTCGATCGTCGTGCGTCCTACCGCCGGTCGTTTGCTGGAGCCGGTGGAAGTGGGCGACGCCCACGCCGCAAAGGGTGAGGCGATCTGTCCGGTGTCCGAGCAGGACACACGGAGCCAGGGCGATGAGGCAGGACTCGCGGTGGGGGAGGAGACGGATCTTTTCTGCTCGTCCGCGCATGCCGCGTTGGAATTGGAGGAACGGACCGCTGCGGAACAGAACGCCCGCCCGGGTGGCGAGATGCTCGCGGCAGCGGGTGGCGATGGCGGAGGCGGGGAAGTGACCGCCGAGTCCTCGCACACCGAGGGCGTGAAAACGATCCTCTTCATCCGCGTGGATTTCTCGGATCACACGGGAGCGCCGGTCGATGGCGCGGTGATCCTGCCCTACATCGCGAACGCATGGTCGGCCTGGAGCTACGGCCGCTGCACGGTGAACACGGCCAACTGCGCCACCACACCGATCCTGCGCATGCCGAAGGTCGCGGGTACGTCCGGCTACAATGGCGCCTCCGGAACGCTTTACACCGATGCCCTCGCCGCCGCCACGTCCGCTGGCTATACACCGGGGAACTACTCCTTCGTGATGGTGTGCATGGACAATGCCACGCCGGGCTTCACCTTCGCCGGGCTCGGTACCGTGGGTGGCAACAAGACCTGGCTGCGTGCGGAGGGTTCCACCTATGCCGCACAGGTCGCGACGCATGAACTGGGGCACAATCTCGGGCTCAACCACGCGCAGAGCTATGTTGTGAGCGGCAGCAATCCCATCGCCAGCGGCGGCACCACCTCCGAGTATGGCGATCCATACAACACGATGGGCAATGGGGATGTATATTCGCCCTACAACGCGCGCTACAAACTCTACCTGAACTGGCTGACCAGCTCCGACTACACCACGGTCACCACCAGCGGTGTCTATCGCATCGCCGCGCATGACAAGTCCACAGCCACCGGTGTTCGCGGTCTCAAGGTTGCGCGCACGGGCAGCCAGGATTACTGCCTCGATTACATGACCGAGCGCAGCGGCTCGCAGGCCACCTACAATGACAATGGCATTCAGGTGCGCTGGGGACCGACCGGCACCGGCAATGGCAAGACCCAGATCCTCGACATGACCTCAGGCTCGGGCAATGGCCTGACGGATGCGCCACTCGCGATCGGCCGCACCTTCGCCGACGTGCCGAACAAGGTTTACATCACCACGCTGGCGAAGGTCACCGGCGCTTCGTTTGATTCCATGGACGTGCTGGTGAATACCAATGTCGCTCTGCCACCGCCGCCGTGGACTTCCGGTGACATCGGCACCGTTGCCGCGGCGGGCCGTGCCACCTATGACAGCGCGAAGCATCTGATCTATGGCTCCGGTGCGGACATCTGGGGCTCGGCGGATGCCTTCCACTTCGTGCGCCAGGGCGTGAGCGGGGATTGCGACGTGCGTGCGCGCATCAATCTCCAGTCCGCGAGCAACGGCTATGCGAAATCCGGTGTGATGTTGCGTGATGGCACCGGCGCGGGTGCCGCCCATGCGGCGATCTATGCCACGCCCTCGAACGGCTTCGCGTTCCAATACCGCACCGCTTCCGGCGGAGCGACGGTCAATGTCAGCGGACCTGCGTTGAACACCGCGCCGAACAACTGGGTGCGCATGACCCGCACCGGCAATGTCTTCACCGCCTACGTTTCCGCGAACGGCACCTCTTGGACGCAGGTGTCCACGGCCACCATCAGCATGCCTTCGTCGATTCTCGGCGGCATGGCGGTGTGCAGCCATGTGGATGGTGATCTCGGCGCGGCGTCGTTCGACAACGTTTCGGTGAGCGACCAGACCCTTTCCTCCGTAGTCGCGAACGACACCTTCGACACCGGCTCCGCCACTGCGGCCAACGATTCGAACGACACCGGTGATTTCAGTTGGGAGGGTGCCACACTGACGCTCGCTGCGGATACCACGCTCGGAACGGGTAACGCGTTGAACGTGGATGTGGGTGGAACCTTCGGCGGCGTGTTCGGGGAGTTCGACTCGCGCAGCCTCTCCGATGTCGGTGACAGTCTGAAACTGAGCTTCGATTTCCGCTACACCGTCGCACCTCCCGCGAACAGCAATGGATTCCGCTTCGGCCTCTACAACAGTGTGGGTGATGGCTTCGGCGTTCACAATGGCACCGGCGGCACCAGCGGCTACTATCTCATCGAGGACTACGGTGCGGACAATGGATTCGGCGCGGGCGGCACCGTGACCACGATCGCCACCGGCTCGAAGCCCTCGATCAACGACCAGCTCAAGCACAGCGCCGCGCTCACGTTGAAAAAAACCACCACCGGTATCCTCGTCACCAGCGTGGTCGATGGCAGCAGCGTGAGCACCACGGACACCTCGCCGGTGACGTCCACCTTCAACACCATCTCGATTCACAACGGCAACATGACCGCTGACTTCCGGCTGGATAATGTGAAGGTGGAGTTCACCAACAACCTCGCGCCGGTCTTCGTCTCGAATCCGCTGGTGAAGCCTTCGGTGTTTCCGGGCAACGCCTATTCGGGTTCGATCGCGGGAGATGCGACGGACGGCAATGGCGATGCGCTCACGTTCTCCAAAGTCAGCGGGCCGGCGTGGCTGGCCATTGCTTCCGATGGTACGCTTTCCGGAACGCCGATGGTGGGCGATGCCGGAGCGAACAGCTTCGTGGTCCGTGCCACCGATACGCAGGGGGGCACCGCCGATGTGACAATGACAATCAATGTCGCCGGTGCGGTGACCGCCGTCTGGTGGGATGGCAGCGCCACGAGCTGGAATGCCGCGGCCAACTGGTCCACGGCCTCCGGTGCGACGACTCCGAATCCGGGAGCGGTCCCGGGTGCGAGCAACACGATGACCTTCAACATCAGCACCGTGACCACCGCGCAGGCGATCACGCTGGATGCCGATCAATCGTCCGCAGGCATGACCTTCGCCAGCAGCGGTACCACGACCTTCACCGGTGGTGGCACGAACCGTACACTGACGTTCGATCTCGGCGGACTGACACTCAATGCCGGAGCGGGGGCGGTGACCATCGGCTCCGCCACCGCGGGCCAGAACGTGGCGGTATCGCTATTGGGACCACAGATCTGGACGAACGGTTCATCGTCGGCATTGTCGGTGCTCAATGGTCTGTCGCTCGGTGCCAATCCTCTGACGATCTCCGGCAATGCGACGATCAGCGGTGTGGTCAGCGGCAGCGGCTCGCTCACCAAGCAGGACGGCGGCACGCTGGTGCTCTCCGGTGCGAATACCTACACCGGCACCACTCTGATCAAGGGCGGCACTCTTCAGGTCGGCGCGGGTGGGACCAGCGGCGTACTCGGCACCGGTGCCATCACCAACAATGCCAGCCTGGTGATCAATCGCTCGGACGCTCTCACGCTGGGGCAGGCCATTTCCGGAACGGGTTCGCTTGGCAAGACCTCGGCGGGAACACTGACGGTTTCCGGAACGAACAGCTACAGCGGTGGTACCACGCTGGACAATGGCACGTTGAATCTCTCCGGTGACCAGAGCTCCGCGAACGGCGGATGGACCATTGGCGCGGCGGCGGCCAACACGACCACGGTGAATTTCCAGGCGGGCTCCAGCGTGGTGATCGCGCCGGGCAAGCTGGTGCGCATCGGCAACAACGTGGCGAGTGGCACGACCAGTCAGACGCTCAACGTTGCGGGCTCCGTGGTGAACAACGGCACGCTCTACAACGGACGTCCCGGCAATCTGAACCTCAACTCCGGTGGCACGTGGACTCAGAATGATGCCATGTCGCTGAACGGTCAGGGCGGCTACACTTCCGCCATGACGGTGAACAGTGGAGCGACCTTCACCTACACCGGCACCCAGACGGTGAAGCTCCAACCAACATCCGGGAACAGCGGCAACGCCACCCTCACACTGGCAGGCGGCATGTTCGTCACCGGCTGTGGTTTTGAAAGCACCATCGCCAGCACGCTGGCGACGAACAGCGGCCTGATCCTGAATGGCGGGGCCACGCTGCGCTTGTCGGCGAATATTCCCGCACTGGCGGTGACGGCGGGCAGTCCCTTCGTCGTGCTGGTCGGCACCGGTGGCGCGACGGTGGACACGCAGGAATTCTCGACCACCCTGAGTCTGCCGGTGGCGAACGTTGCCAGCCAGACCGGTGCGCTGACGAAGACCGGATCTGGCACGCTGGTGCTGGGCGGGAACAACACATACACTGGCACGACCACCATCTCCGCTGGTGTGCTTCAGGTCGGCAACGGTTCCGGCACCGGCAGTCTGGCTTCGACTTCTGTCGTGAACAACGGTGTGCTGGTGATCAATCGGACCGGCACGTTGACGATGTCCGCGGTGATCAGCGGCAGTGGCTCGTTCTCGCATGCAGGTAGTGGCACGACCACCTTGAGCGGGGCGAATACCTACGCGGGGGAAACCAGCGTGAGCGCCGGAACCCTCACGGCGAACAGCGCTTTCTTTGCTGATGCCGCAGCCATCCGCCTGAGCACGGGAGCGGTTCTGAATCTGAACCACGCCGCCACCGATGTGGTGGACATGCTCTACATTGATGGTCTTGCCCAGGCCTCCGGTAATTGGGGTGCGATCGGTTCTTCCGCCGCGCACCAGACCAGCCTCATCACCGGTACGGGCATCCTCAATGTCACCCATGGAGGCACGCCCTATGATGCGTGGGCAGTGGCTCATGGCTTCAACTCGGTCACAGGTGCGGTGGATGCGGATCCGGATGGAGATGGTGCGAACAACCTTTTCGAGTTCGCCTTCGACGGGGATCCGACTTCTTCCGGTTCGACGGGGTTGGTTTATGAAAGCGTCCAGAGCATCGGTGGCGAGGATGCATTCACCTTCACCATCGCGGTGCGCTCCGGGGCTTCCTTCAGCGGCGAGGAGGGGAGCCCGTCCGCCATGATCGATGGTCTCACCTACACCGTCGAGGCTGGCGAGGATGTCAACTCATGGGGAACCGAACCGGTGGATGAGGTGGTGCCTGCCATCACCACCGGCTTGGCGACGCCCGACAGCGGCTGGGAGTACCATACCTTCCGCGCCGTGGCGACTCCGGCGGAGAAGCCGCAGATCTTCATCCGCGCCCGAGTCGGGCAGTGA
- a CDS encoding ABC transporter permease translates to MNPRTIYSLLSRYILLYARNPVRLFELFFWPIVQLLMWGFVSVSLQNQGGLGTHGFVPSLIAATILWDALFRSQQGVSISFLEDVWTRNLLNIFAAPVRMSEYVAAACGVGLLRVAITAGILAAIAALAYRFNLFQFNAALFAWYANLMLFGWALGIISIALIVKWGHGAESLAWAIPFMIQPFSAVFYRVQDLPVWMQHVAAAMPTAHVFEGMRAVMAGKPLDWSHLGIAFGLNAGYLIFAGLLFARTLASAREKGHLVKVASS, encoded by the coding sequence TTGAATCCGCGAACCATCTACTCCCTCCTCAGCCGTTACATTCTCCTCTACGCGCGCAATCCCGTGCGGTTGTTCGAGCTGTTCTTCTGGCCGATCGTGCAGCTCCTGATGTGGGGCTTCGTTTCCGTTTCCCTCCAAAACCAAGGCGGGTTGGGCACGCATGGCTTCGTGCCATCGCTGATTGCCGCCACGATCCTGTGGGACGCGCTGTTCCGCTCGCAGCAGGGAGTTTCGATCTCGTTCCTCGAGGACGTGTGGACGCGCAACCTGCTCAACATCTTCGCCGCGCCGGTGCGCATGAGCGAATACGTGGCTGCGGCCTGCGGGGTCGGTTTGCTGCGCGTGGCCATCACCGCGGGTATCCTGGCGGCCATCGCCGCGCTGGCGTATCGCTTCAATCTTTTCCAATTCAATGCCGCGCTCTTCGCGTGGTATGCCAACCTCATGCTCTTCGGCTGGGCGCTGGGCATCATCTCCATCGCGCTGATCGTGAAGTGGGGCCATGGCGCGGAATCGCTGGCATGGGCGATCCCGTTCATGATCCAGCCGTTCTCGGCGGTGTTCTACCGCGTGCAGGATCTTCCCGTGTGGATGCAACACGTCGCCGCGGCGATGCCCACCGCGCACGTCTTCGAAGGCATGCGCGCGGTGATGGCGGGCAAGCCGCTCGACTGGAGCCACCTCGGCATCGCCTTCGGTTTGAACGCAGGCTACCTCATTTTCGCGGGGCTGCTCTTCGCCCGCACGCTGGCCTCGGCCCGGGAAAAGGGCCATCTGGTGAAGGTGGCTTCATCGTGA
- a CDS encoding DUF4394 domain-containing protein → MSSNLRLTMSQEWNPSCRLRSTLLRLALLTTSSLFATQAGAETLHLLTDDGKLSSVLTTSVTTPTAPVSITGITAGESVVGISVRPQNQLLYALGVNSVADTASLYVVDPKTGFASLIGNPGQISFTTNGVTVVDFPDPAVVKWGFDFNPAVDRIRVTAGSLNFRVNPNNAAPVDGDNGGAVTAGTNPDGAINGGSTTVAGVAYTNDVPNNGGITTQYTIDDASNRLFIQNLPNSGTQTLGQNITLGGPALDIASSSFSIAPGVNAPASNTAVTTGSGFLASKVGGGTTKLFSLDLVTAQATLLGDTGLSVRGIAVLPGSGAAIALPAGGGSLIRLNPATPTTTTTVALGALTAGETLVGITSRPQTGQLYGLGINATANNGTLYLIDPQTAGVTAVGAASSIAFTTDGVTVVDLPDPATAGYGLDFNPTVDRIRVVTTTGLNFRLNPITGAAVDGDTSITGTNPDGVINGSGVVGLRSAAYTNSFNQNLTGGVTTLYTVDPISGSLYIQVPPNNGTQTSPLPITLGGPALAISTFGGFDIPHSVSVASSNTAATGEGLFTSQVGGIAGLYRVNLATGASTALGNIGTGATPITSLVVWATNADLSVENPAGTVVADNASTATFPNTLVGMPVTKQITLRNLGSEPLTYSTSFTTGTEFSATGNGSGTVPGSSSVVLTLTFNPTSMGIKNDTLHILSNDPDVASFEVALTGNALIPQTNDSLFSTTGETRFNPLANDTLPGDLLISAVSDPAIQIVDGRTLIIPAGYTGQFTYTISVSGTDTGLAVVDVVGSLPSSVPKGYNGVLTDVSDKVKGWAQAKLNKNGVGTIKIVTGNSNTSTRITFPTGSTSINVATALGNLNLDRSLNGVLLFSLNGGTLEGTLHAEPPLTNSTGTHHIALRSIDPVTFPGGGYATAVVTRNGATNLRGLLPDGNPFTAATALTDNFAIAFFTSNITGVTPSGFVGGDLTLWANTDTDVTGELVWSKPPQGGNAKGTHLTGVDTTLTANGSLFFRNVPYANGSTDVELAGGNLAVDETGTVPITNGVPGVPTGSLLTWSINRGAGTFTFTVFDPVLNKAVRGSGLYLQKSDGAIGYFPGSTIGGRVVLSPTPPPP, encoded by the coding sequence ATGTCCTCAAACCTTCGTCTAACAATGTCTCAGGAATGGAATCCTTCGTGCCGTCTCCGTAGCACGCTGCTCCGGCTCGCGCTGCTCACCACCTCATCCCTCTTCGCCACGCAGGCTGGAGCGGAGACGCTGCATCTCCTCACCGACGATGGAAAGCTGTCCAGCGTCCTGACGACCTCCGTCACCACTCCCACGGCTCCCGTTTCCATCACCGGCATCACCGCGGGTGAGTCGGTGGTGGGCATCTCCGTGCGTCCGCAGAACCAGCTTCTCTATGCGCTGGGCGTGAATTCCGTGGCGGACACGGCCTCCCTGTATGTTGTGGACCCGAAGACAGGCTTCGCGTCGTTGATTGGCAACCCCGGCCAGATTTCCTTCACCACGAACGGCGTCACGGTCGTTGATTTTCCCGATCCGGCGGTGGTGAAATGGGGTTTTGATTTCAACCCCGCCGTCGATCGCATCCGTGTGACGGCCGGTTCCCTGAATTTCCGTGTGAACCCGAACAACGCCGCGCCTGTCGATGGAGACAATGGCGGGGCCGTGACGGCCGGCACCAACCCGGACGGAGCGATCAACGGCGGCAGCACCACGGTGGCGGGGGTGGCCTACACCAATGATGTCCCGAACAACGGCGGCATCACCACGCAGTACACGATCGACGATGCGTCGAACAGACTCTTCATCCAGAACCTGCCGAATTCCGGCACGCAGACCTTGGGCCAGAACATCACCCTTGGTGGGCCTGCCCTGGATATTGCCTCGTCCTCCTTCAGCATCGCGCCGGGAGTCAACGCGCCGGCCAGCAACACGGCGGTCACGACCGGGTCGGGCTTCCTAGCCTCGAAGGTCGGTGGAGGCACCACGAAGCTGTTTTCGCTGGATCTGGTCACCGCGCAGGCGACCTTGTTGGGAGACACCGGACTGTCCGTCCGCGGCATCGCGGTCCTGCCGGGATCGGGCGCTGCGATCGCGCTCCCTGCGGGTGGTGGCAGCCTGATCCGCCTCAATCCCGCCACGCCGACCACCACCACGACCGTGGCGCTCGGCGCCCTGACCGCGGGAGAGACCCTGGTGGGCATCACCAGCCGTCCGCAGACGGGCCAGCTTTACGGCCTGGGGATCAATGCGACGGCCAACAACGGCACGCTTTATCTCATCGATCCCCAGACCGCCGGCGTCACGGCCGTGGGCGCGGCTTCTTCCATCGCCTTCACGACCGATGGGGTTACCGTGGTGGATCTTCCTGATCCTGCCACCGCGGGCTACGGCCTGGATTTCAATCCAACGGTGGACCGCATCCGGGTGGTCACCACCACCGGCCTGAATTTCCGTCTCAATCCGATCACGGGTGCGGCGGTGGATGGCGATACCAGCATCACCGGCACGAATCCGGATGGAGTGATCAACGGCTCCGGAGTCGTGGGCCTCCGCTCCGCCGCCTACACCAACAGCTTCAATCAGAATCTCACGGGTGGGGTCACCACGCTCTACACGGTGGATCCGATCTCAGGCAGCCTCTACATTCAGGTGCCGCCGAACAATGGCACCCAGACAAGTCCGCTGCCGATCACGCTCGGTGGCCCAGCGCTGGCGATCAGCACGTTTGGTGGCTTCGACATCCCGCACTCCGTGTCCGTTGCGTCCTCGAATACGGCGGCCACCGGCGAAGGCCTGTTTACTTCGCAGGTGGGTGGAATCGCCGGTCTCTACCGTGTGAATCTCGCCACGGGTGCTTCCACGGCGTTGGGCAACATCGGCACCGGTGCCACACCGATCACCAGCCTCGTGGTATGGGCTACGAACGCCGATCTTTCGGTGGAAAACCCGGCGGGCACCGTGGTGGCGGACAATGCCAGCACCGCGACCTTCCCGAACACCCTGGTGGGCATGCCCGTCACGAAGCAGATCACCCTGCGGAACCTGGGCAGCGAGCCGCTGACCTACTCCACCAGCTTCACCACCGGCACCGAATTCAGTGCCACGGGCAATGGGAGCGGCACCGTTCCCGGATCCTCCTCGGTGGTTCTTACGCTGACGTTCAATCCGACCTCGATGGGCATCAAGAACGACACGCTGCACATCCTCAGCAACGATCCGGACGTGGCTTCCTTCGAGGTAGCCCTGACTGGCAACGCGCTGATCCCGCAGACCAACGATTCGCTCTTCTCCACCACCGGCGAGACACGCTTCAATCCGCTGGCGAACGACACGTTGCCCGGGGATCTGCTCATTTCCGCGGTGAGCGATCCGGCCATCCAGATCGTAGATGGCCGCACGCTGATCATTCCGGCCGGCTACACCGGCCAGTTCACCTACACGATCAGTGTGAGTGGTACGGATACCGGTCTTGCGGTGGTCGATGTGGTGGGATCGCTCCCATCCTCGGTGCCGAAGGGCTACAACGGCGTTCTGACGGATGTCTCCGACAAGGTGAAAGGCTGGGCCCAGGCCAAGCTCAACAAGAACGGCGTGGGCACCATCAAGATCGTCACCGGGAACTCGAACACCAGCACCCGGATCACTTTCCCGACCGGCTCGACCTCGATCAACGTGGCGACGGCGCTCGGCAATCTGAACCTGGATCGCAGCCTCAACGGTGTGCTCCTGTTCTCGTTGAACGGCGGCACCCTCGAAGGCACGCTGCATGCGGAGCCGCCGCTTACCAACAGCACCGGCACCCACCACATCGCCCTCCGCAGCATCGATCCCGTGACCTTCCCGGGTGGTGGCTATGCCACGGCCGTGGTGACCCGGAATGGAGCCACCAACCTCCGCGGCCTCCTGCCGGATGGCAATCCGTTCACGGCGGCGACCGCGCTGACGGACAACTTCGCCATCGCCTTCTTCACCTCGAACATCACCGGCGTGACTCCCTCAGGCTTTGTCGGAGGTGATCTCACGCTGTGGGCGAATACGGACACCGATGTCACCGGTGAACTCGTCTGGAGCAAGCCACCGCAGGGCGGCAACGCCAAGGGCACCCACCTCACCGGAGTCGATACGACACTGACTGCAAATGGCAGCCTGTTCTTCCGCAATGTTCCCTACGCCAACGGCTCCACCGATGTGGAGTTGGCCGGCGGCAACCTGGCGGTCGACGAAACCGGCACCGTACCCATCACCAATGGCGTGCCGGGAGTGCCAACCGGTTCGCTGCTGACCTGGTCCATCAACCGTGGTGCGGGAACCTTCACCTTCACGGTGTTCGATCCCGTGCTCAACAAGGCGGTCCGCGGTTCGGGGCTCTACTTGCAGAAGAGCGACGGAGCCATCGGCTACTTCCCGGGCTCCACGATCGGTGGCCGGGTGGTGCTTTCGCCCACTCCTCCGCCTCCGTGA
- a CDS encoding FAD/NAD(P)-binding protein, with protein MKSASNPLPIAIVGGGFSGTLAAIHLAKRLPDTSILLFEEAAEAGPGLAYGTGSSNHLLNVRAGAMSAFAERPDHFREFASQALDRPVDAAEFLPRAIYGGYLRSLLKQALERHPKLEVRHTSVIDLVADARDPQQASLVLKDGTSLEVSRVVLATGNRGSAFRTSLWSVHTRAARDADAYDGLHPDAPVVIIGTALSMIDAVNELERRGHRGPIHVTSRHGLLPHAYAPPSSVPVPELDHLPDSNLRKSVRLFRKAVKAHEAAGGNWRDLFAAIRPYTPGLWQELSPRDRQRFLRFISPFWEIHRHQCAPETRGLVDRLITSGRLTIHRGALVSVERKGDHYALEFASRTSRLPNRTLEAARILDATGPARDIHTLRHPLICNLLRRGFLTSDVHRLGVETLPDYRAVQRNGRPAPWLHVVGPMLRARYFEATAVPELRLHAAALAARIAGELQQVEAPALAEVA; from the coding sequence ATGAAGTCCGCCTCCAATCCTCTGCCGATCGCCATCGTGGGCGGTGGTTTCAGCGGCACGCTCGCCGCGATCCATCTGGCCAAGCGCTTGCCGGATACGTCCATCCTGTTGTTCGAGGAAGCCGCCGAGGCCGGTCCAGGACTGGCTTATGGCACCGGCTCTTCCAATCATCTCCTCAACGTGCGGGCCGGTGCGATGAGCGCCTTCGCGGAACGTCCGGATCATTTCCGCGAGTTCGCCAGTCAGGCTCTCGACCGTCCGGTGGATGCTGCGGAGTTCCTGCCGCGCGCGATTTACGGGGGTTACTTGAGATCGCTGCTAAAGCAGGCGCTGGAACGTCATCCGAAGCTGGAGGTGCGCCATACCTCCGTGATCGATCTGGTGGCGGACGCACGCGATCCACAACAAGCGAGCCTGGTATTGAAGGATGGCACCTCGCTGGAGGTCTCACGCGTGGTGCTCGCCACGGGCAACCGCGGCTCGGCCTTCCGCACATCGCTCTGGTCCGTACACACCCGTGCCGCGCGCGATGCGGATGCGTATGATGGCCTGCATCCGGATGCGCCGGTCGTTATCATCGGCACCGCGCTTTCGATGATTGATGCGGTGAACGAGTTGGAACGCCGCGGTCATCGCGGACCGATCCATGTCACCTCCCGTCACGGTCTGCTGCCGCATGCCTACGCGCCGCCTTCGTCCGTGCCGGTGCCGGAACTCGACCACCTGCCGGATTCGAACCTCCGCAAGAGCGTGCGCTTGTTCCGCAAGGCGGTGAAGGCTCATGAAGCCGCCGGTGGGAACTGGCGCGACCTCTTCGCGGCGATCCGTCCCTACACGCCAGGCTTGTGGCAGGAGCTTTCGCCGCGTGACCGCCAGCGGTTCCTGCGCTTCATCAGCCCGTTCTGGGAAATCCACCGCCACCAGTGCGCGCCGGAAACACGCGGCCTTGTGGACCGTCTCATCACCAGCGGCCGCCTCACCATCCACCGCGGCGCGCTCGTTTCCGTGGAGCGGAAAGGGGATCACTATGCCTTGGAATTTGCCAGCCGCACCAGCCGCCTGCCGAACCGCACGCTGGAAGCCGCGCGCATTCTGGATGCCACCGGCCCCGCGCGTGACATCCACACGCTGCGACATCCGCTGATCTGCAACCTGCTGCGCCGCGGGTTCCTGACCTCGGATGTCCACCGGTTGGGCGTGGAAACGCTGCCGGACTATCGCGCCGTCCAGCGGAACGGCCGTCCGGCTCCCTGGCTGCATGTGGTCGGCCCGATGCTTCGGGCGCGTTACTTCGAGGCCACGGCCGTGCCGGAACTACGCCTGCACGCCGCCGCCCTGGCCGCCCGCATCGCCGGGGAACTCCAACAAGTGGAGGCTCCGGCTCTCGCCGAGGTGGCGTAA